A DNA window from Methylobacterium sp. NMS14P contains the following coding sequences:
- a CDS encoding DUF4142 domain-containing protein gives MKKLTLAVLGLSVAAISAPAFAQDALPIRVLPFANQDGVGAAATETPAFRAEALRSDAASIEASRIALQRSRNPQVRNYANRVLVERKATTDALLPPNTSLTRNGSVVSDNQGIRTDLSNPVGLVLAPVTIAANIGTGIVGGALGAVGIVDNSPAEPGRRVALGERGQARLAQLQAAPNGRSFDRTYIDQQARSDARTLALYDAYAKQGDNAQGRKFATEALPYIADEHAHSATIAARIGG, from the coding sequence ATGAAGAAGCTTACGCTCGCCGTGCTCGGCCTGTCCGTCGCCGCCATCTCGGCGCCCGCCTTCGCGCAGGACGCCCTGCCGATCCGCGTTCTGCCCTTCGCCAACCAGGACGGCGTCGGCGCCGCCGCGACCGAGACCCCCGCCTTCCGGGCCGAGGCGCTGCGTTCGGACGCCGCCAGCATCGAGGCGAGCCGCATCGCCCTTCAGCGGTCGCGCAACCCGCAGGTCCGCAACTACGCCAACCGCGTCCTCGTCGAGCGCAAGGCGACCACGGACGCGCTGCTGCCGCCGAACACCTCCCTGACCCGCAACGGCTCGGTGGTCTCCGACAACCAGGGCATCCGCACCGACCTGAGCAACCCGGTCGGCCTCGTGCTCGCGCCGGTCACGATCGCGGCCAACATCGGCACCGGGATCGTCGGCGGCGCCCTCGGCGCGGTCGGCATCGTCGACAACAGCCCGGCCGAGCCGGGCCGCCGGGTGGCCCTCGGCGAGCGCGGCCAGGCGCGGCTGGCGCAGCTCCAGGCGGCCCCGAACGGCCGGTCCTTCGACCGGACCTACATCGATCAGCAGGCCCGCTCGGATGCCCGCACCCTGGCGCTCTACGACGCCTACGCCAAGCAGGGCGACAACGCCCAGGGCCGCAAGTTCGCCACCGAGGCCCTGCCGTACATCGCCGACGAGCACGCCCACTCGGCGACCATCGCGGCCCGCATCGGCGGCTGA
- the ruvB gene encoding Holliday junction branch migration DNA helicase RuvB has product MSKPKPPTNALLTPEKRTDDADQTIRPLSLSEFIGQRAARANMQVFIEAAKKTGQALDHVLFVGPPGLGKTTLAQIVARELGVNFRSTSGPVIAKAGDLAAQLTNLEERDVLFIDEIHRLNPAVEEILYPAMEDYQLDLIIGEGPAARSVKIELPKFTLVGATTRAGLLTTPLRDRFGIPIRLEFYEIDELEQIVARGARVLGLGMSAEGANEIARRARGTPRIAGRLLRRVRDFAIVAEAETVTRAIADRALQLLDVDGAGLDVMDRKYLSLIARSFGGGPVGIETIGAALSEPRDAIEDIIEPYLIQRGFVQRTPRGRVLTRHAYRHMQMPEPTRETPGQFGFFGDEEP; this is encoded by the coding sequence ATGAGCAAGCCGAAGCCTCCGACCAACGCGCTCCTGACGCCGGAGAAGCGCACCGACGACGCGGACCAGACGATCCGTCCTCTGAGCCTGTCCGAGTTCATCGGTCAGCGTGCGGCGCGGGCGAACATGCAGGTGTTCATCGAGGCGGCGAAGAAGACCGGGCAGGCGCTCGACCACGTGCTGTTCGTCGGCCCGCCGGGCCTGGGCAAGACCACGCTCGCGCAGATCGTGGCGCGCGAGCTCGGCGTGAACTTCCGCTCGACCTCCGGGCCGGTCATCGCCAAGGCCGGGGATCTGGCCGCCCAGCTCACCAACCTGGAGGAGCGCGACGTCCTGTTCATCGACGAGATCCACCGGCTCAACCCGGCGGTCGAGGAGATCCTCTACCCGGCCATGGAGGATTACCAGCTCGACCTGATCATCGGCGAGGGCCCGGCGGCGCGCTCGGTCAAGATCGAGCTGCCGAAGTTCACCCTGGTCGGCGCCACGACGCGCGCCGGCCTGCTGACGACGCCGCTGCGCGACCGGTTCGGGATCCCGATCCGCCTGGAGTTCTACGAGATCGACGAGCTGGAGCAGATCGTGGCGCGCGGCGCGCGGGTGCTGGGCCTCGGCATGTCGGCGGAGGGCGCCAACGAGATCGCCCGGCGGGCGCGGGGCACGCCGCGGATCGCGGGGCGGCTTCTGCGGCGGGTGCGGGACTTCGCGATCGTGGCGGAGGCCGAGACGGTGACGCGGGCGATCGCCGACCGGGCGCTGCAGCTGCTCGACGTGGACGGGGCGGGTCTCGACGTGATGGACCGCAAGTACCTGAGCCTGATCGCGCGCTCGTTCGGGGGCGGGCCTGTGGGCATCGAGACGATCGGGGCGGCGCTGTCGGAGCCGCGGGACGCGATCGAGGACATCATCGAGCCCTACCTGATCCAGCGCGGCTTCGTGCAGCGCACCCCCCGCGGCCGCGTCCTCACCCGGCACGCCTACCGGCACATGCAGATGCCGGAACCGACGCGCGAGACGCCCGGGCAATTCGGCTTCTTCGGTGACGAGGAGCCGTGA
- a CDS encoding GGDEF domain-containing protein: MQIVIVDSSRVVLQIIASLIEPRGHAVHPFTDSERALEFLAATPTVRVLITSLEVRPLCGLELCWSARLLAESRGPLHVITMSSARNVRSLAEALDSGADDFIEKPPSAEELNARLRAAERLTTMQEELIRLAETDPLTGSYNRRAFFNRARAAAARDPRPGAVSAILLDIDHFKRINDAHGHDVGDVAIKAVAESISGSGIAGRLGGEEFAVILPGRGLGEAVAHAERLRGDVQALQIRGAKGPIALSCSFGVSTWRDGDSVEALVKRADVALYAAKGGGRNRVVADQGEGVRAVAR; the protein is encoded by the coding sequence ATGCAGATCGTTATCGTCGACTCGAGCCGCGTCGTGCTGCAGATCATCGCCTCCCTGATCGAGCCGCGGGGCCACGCGGTGCACCCCTTCACGGATTCGGAGCGGGCGCTGGAATTCCTGGCGGCGACGCCCACGGTCCGGGTCCTGATCACCAGCCTGGAGGTGCGGCCGCTCTGCGGGCTCGAGCTCTGCTGGTCGGCCCGGCTGCTGGCGGAATCCCGCGGGCCGCTGCACGTCATCACCATGTCGTCGGCCCGCAACGTCCGCAGCCTCGCCGAGGCCCTCGACAGCGGCGCCGACGACTTCATCGAGAAGCCGCCGAGCGCCGAGGAGCTGAACGCGCGCCTGCGCGCGGCCGAGCGCCTGACCACCATGCAGGAGGAACTGATCCGCCTCGCCGAGACGGATCCGCTGACCGGCTCCTACAACCGGCGCGCCTTCTTCAACCGCGCGCGCGCCGCCGCGGCGCGGGACCCGAGGCCGGGCGCCGTCTCGGCGATCCTCCTCGACATCGACCACTTCAAGCGCATCAACGACGCGCACGGGCACGATGTCGGCGACGTGGCGATCAAGGCCGTGGCCGAGTCGATCTCCGGCTCCGGGATCGCGGGACGCCTCGGCGGCGAGGAATTCGCCGTCATCCTCCCGGGACGCGGCCTCGGGGAGGCCGTGGCGCATGCCGAGCGCCTGCGCGGCGACGTCCAGGCCCTGCAGATCCGCGGGGCCAAGGGTCCGATCGCGCTGAGCTGCAGCTTCGGCGTCAGCACGTGGCGTGACGGCGACAGCGTCGAGGCCCTGGTCAAGCGGGCGGATGTCGCGCTCTACGCGGCCAAGGGCGGCGGCCGGAACCGGGTGGTGGCGGATCAGGGCGAGGGCGTCCGCGCTGTCGCGCGCTGA
- a CDS encoding LuxR C-terminal-related transcriptional regulator: MSTAVGVLILDEPEDLSATVRATLEHMPEFHTIGEADLDRADAGSSVALVFLDEIRLADGIARIVALKERQPALRTLVAFGALTADDLRALLAAGADAFVARSKSPRELGAALLALAEGSDVLVPPEQPVAMPPEAGESLGLTPREAEVLRFLSSGFSNKEVARRLALSVRTVETHRLNLRRKTQTGRLKDLVSLARQLGLAPVVDSGDQVRRATDNRSSGNDNQSRH; encoded by the coding sequence ATGAGTACGGCCGTTGGCGTCCTGATCCTGGATGAGCCGGAGGACCTGAGCGCGACGGTTCGCGCCACCCTCGAGCACATGCCCGAATTCCACACCATCGGCGAAGCCGATCTCGACCGCGCCGACGCCGGCAGCAGCGTCGCCCTGGTCTTCCTCGACGAGATCCGGCTGGCCGACGGGATCGCCCGCATCGTCGCCCTGAAGGAGCGCCAGCCGGCGCTCCGCACGCTGGTCGCCTTCGGCGCCCTCACGGCGGACGATCTGCGCGCCCTGCTGGCCGCGGGCGCCGACGCCTTCGTGGCGCGCTCCAAGTCGCCGCGCGAACTCGGCGCGGCGCTGCTCGCCCTGGCGGAGGGCTCCGACGTCCTTGTCCCGCCGGAGCAGCCGGTGGCGATGCCGCCGGAGGCGGGCGAGAGCCTCGGGCTGACGCCCCGCGAGGCGGAGGTCCTGCGCTTCCTCAGCTCCGGGTTCAGCAACAAGGAGGTCGCGCGGCGGCTGGCGCTCAGCGTGCGCACGGTGGAGACCCACCGGCTCAACCTGCGGCGCAAGACCCAGACCGGCCGGCTGAAGGACCTGGTCTCGCTGGCCCGCCAGCTCGGCCTGGCCCCCGTGGTCGACTCCGGCGACCAGGTCCGGCGCGCCACCGACAACCGCTCCTCGGGCAACGACAACCAGTCCCGGCACTGA
- a CDS encoding DNA topoisomerase IB — MACVETAESGGDLRAAAEEAGLVYVDDGRPGLTRRRSGTGFRYLDAKGAPVRDQAVLARIRSLAIPPAYTDVWICPRRNGHIQATGRDAKGRKQYRYHPDFRQAREANKFSRIMAFADALPGIRRRVDADMKRPGLSRDKVLATVVHLLETTLIRVGNDDYARTNKSYGLTTLRDPHVRIEGSALSFRFKGKSGKTWDVSLKDRRVARIVKACQDLPGQELFQYLDPDGTQRDVTSSDVNAYLREITGEDFTAKDFRTWAGTVLAALALREFETFDSEAGAKRNIRAAIENVAGRLGNTPTVCRKCYIHPQILDCYLEGGLLLQVKDAVESELSEDLSSLRPEEAAVLGLLQARLSAVEDTAKAGGRIKPAGARGRGTKAPERSKSGAAAAKRASGAGKAAAAA, encoded by the coding sequence ATGGCATGTGTCGAGACGGCGGAGAGCGGCGGAGACCTCCGCGCCGCGGCCGAGGAGGCCGGGCTCGTCTACGTCGATGACGGCCGGCCCGGACTGACCCGCCGCCGCAGCGGCACCGGCTTCCGCTACCTCGACGCGAAGGGCGCGCCGGTGCGCGACCAGGCGGTGCTGGCCCGCATCCGCAGCCTCGCGATCCCGCCCGCCTACACGGATGTCTGGATCTGCCCCCGCCGCAACGGCCACATCCAGGCGACGGGCCGCGACGCCAAGGGGCGCAAGCAGTACCGCTATCACCCCGACTTCCGGCAGGCGCGGGAGGCCAACAAGTTCTCGCGGATCATGGCCTTCGCGGACGCGCTGCCGGGCATCCGCCGGCGCGTCGACGCCGACATGAAGCGGCCGGGCCTCTCGCGCGACAAGGTGCTGGCCACCGTGGTCCACCTGCTCGAGACCACGCTGATCCGGGTCGGCAACGACGACTACGCGCGGACCAACAAGAGCTACGGCCTGACGACTCTGCGCGATCCCCACGTCCGGATCGAGGGGTCGGCCCTGTCGTTCCGCTTCAAGGGCAAGAGCGGCAAGACCTGGGACGTGTCGCTGAAGGACCGGCGGGTCGCCCGGATCGTCAAGGCCTGCCAGGACCTGCCGGGCCAGGAGCTGTTCCAGTATCTGGACCCGGACGGCACCCAGCGCGACGTCACCTCCTCGGACGTGAACGCGTACCTGCGCGAGATCACCGGCGAGGACTTCACCGCGAAGGATTTCCGCACCTGGGCCGGCACGGTTCTGGCGGCGCTGGCGCTGCGGGAGTTCGAGACCTTCGACAGCGAGGCGGGGGCCAAGCGCAACATCCGCGCGGCCATCGAGAACGTCGCGGGCCGCCTCGGCAACACGCCGACGGTCTGCCGCAAGTGCTACATCCACCCGCAGATCCTCGACTGCTACCTGGAGGGCGGCCTGCTCCTGCAAGTGAAGGATGCGGTCGAGTCGGAGCTCAGCGAGGACCTCTCCAGCCTCCGGCCCGAGGAGGCGGCGGTGCTGGGCCTGCTGCAGGCGCGCCTCTCCGCCGTCGAGGACACCGCCAAGGCCGGCGGGCGGATCAAGCCGGCGGGCGCGCGGGGCCGGGGGACGAAGGCGCCCGAGCGGTCGAAGAGCGGAGCGGCAGCGGCCAAGCGGGCGTCCGGAGCCGGGAAGGCGGCCGCGGCCGCTTAG
- a CDS encoding glycosyltransferase codes for MQSDAAPGNLPVPMRRLVFVVTEDWFFASHFLPMARAAVDMGLSVAVVTRVRAHRAAIEATGAQVVPLEAERASLNPMAAGYAAGQLAAILKALKADIVHCIALRGILVGGTAAAMAGIPSRVFALTGLGLVGARSDRLGRAARLALRALIRGPLASSWTRFLFENPDDALALGLDPLDRSVTVVGGAGVDPTIFVPQPLPPMPPLRVAVVARMLWSKGIDVAVEAVRLARTQGATVELALYGAPDPSNRRAIDADTLRAWSRDGIVWHGPTTAVAAVWAGHHVACLPSRGGEGLPRTLLEAAACGRALVASDVPGCRSLVRDGVEGLLVPPDDAPALAAALVRLSGDAGLVAGLGAAARVRIETGGFTEDAVTDQVRAVWRDLLEA; via the coding sequence ATGCAGTCCGATGCCGCCCCCGGGAATCTGCCCGTTCCGATGCGCCGCCTGGTCTTCGTGGTGACCGAGGACTGGTTCTTCGCCTCCCATTTCCTGCCGATGGCCCGCGCCGCCGTCGACATGGGCCTCTCGGTCGCGGTGGTGACGCGGGTCCGCGCGCACCGGGCCGCCATCGAGGCGACCGGCGCGCAGGTCGTTCCCCTGGAGGCCGAGCGGGCGAGCCTCAACCCCATGGCTGCGGGCTACGCGGCCGGGCAGCTCGCGGCGATCCTCAAGGCGCTGAAGGCCGACATCGTCCACTGCATCGCCCTGCGCGGCATCCTGGTCGGCGGCACTGCCGCCGCCATGGCGGGTATCCCGTCCCGCGTCTTCGCCCTGACCGGCCTCGGCCTCGTCGGTGCCCGGAGCGACCGGCTCGGTCGGGCGGCGCGCCTCGCCCTGCGCGCGCTGATCCGGGGACCGCTCGCCTCGTCCTGGACGCGCTTCCTGTTCGAGAACCCCGACGACGCCCTGGCCCTGGGCCTCGACCCGCTCGACCGATCGGTGACCGTGGTGGGCGGCGCGGGCGTCGATCCGACGATCTTCGTCCCGCAGCCGCTGCCGCCGATGCCGCCGCTGCGGGTGGCGGTCGTCGCCCGGATGCTCTGGTCGAAGGGGATCGACGTCGCCGTCGAGGCGGTCCGCCTCGCCCGGACCCAGGGCGCGACCGTGGAGCTGGCGCTGTACGGCGCGCCGGACCCGTCGAACCGGCGGGCGATCGACGCCGACACCCTGCGCGCCTGGAGCCGCGACGGCATCGTCTGGCACGGGCCGACGACCGCCGTGGCGGCGGTCTGGGCCGGCCACCACGTCGCCTGCCTGCCCTCCCGCGGCGGGGAGGGCCTGCCGCGGACGCTGCTGGAGGCCGCCGCCTGCGGCCGGGCGCTGGTCGCGTCCGACGTCCCGGGCTGCCGCAGCCTCGTGCGCGACGGCGTCGAGGGCCTGCTGGTTCCCCCCGACGACGCGCCGGCCCTGGCCGCCGCCCTGGTACGCCTGAGCGGCGATGCCGGTCTCGTCGCCGGCCTGGGCGCGGCCGCGCGTGTCCGGATCGAGACCGGGGGCTTCACCGAGGACGCGGTGACCGACCAGGTCCGCGCCGTCTGGCGCGACCTGCTGGAGGCCTGA
- a CDS encoding class I SAM-dependent methyltransferase — translation MRAPDDPAGFIRANTRLLPVPHAPEIRLHVADEATDLWQRTEEELQAIGLPPPFWAFAWAGGQALARYVLDNPDVADGARVVDFASGSGLVAIAAARAGARHVVASDLDPFAMAAIRLNAAANGVGDRVAATSDDLLATDPRADLVLAADVFYERDLAEAVTAWLVRLQARGVTVLIGDPGRTYLPRDRLDCLATYAVPVSRALEDSEIKRSHVWRLRG, via the coding sequence GTGCGCGCACCGGACGATCCCGCCGGCTTCATCCGCGCCAACACCCGCCTGCTGCCCGTCCCCCACGCGCCCGAAATCCGCCTGCACGTCGCCGACGAGGCGACGGATCTCTGGCAGCGGACCGAGGAGGAGTTGCAGGCGATCGGGCTGCCGCCGCCGTTCTGGGCGTTCGCCTGGGCGGGCGGCCAGGCGCTCGCCCGCTACGTCCTCGACAATCCGGACGTCGCGGACGGGGCACGCGTGGTGGATTTCGCCTCGGGGTCCGGCCTGGTGGCGATCGCGGCGGCCCGCGCCGGGGCGCGCCACGTCGTCGCCAGCGACCTCGACCCTTTCGCCATGGCGGCGATCCGGCTGAACGCCGCGGCGAACGGCGTCGGCGACCGCGTCGCGGCAACCTCCGACGATCTCCTCGCCACGGATCCCCGGGCCGATCTCGTCCTGGCGGCCGATGTGTTCTACGAGCGCGACCTGGCCGAGGCCGTGACCGCATGGCTCGTCCGGTTGCAGGCGCGGGGCGTCACCGTGCTGATCGGCGACCCGGGCCGCACCTACCTGCCGCGGGACCGCCTCGACTGCCTCGCGACCTACGCGGTGCCGGTCTCGCGCGCGCTGGAGGATTCCGAGATCAAGCGCAGCCATGTCTGGCGGCTCCGCGGGTGA
- a CDS encoding NAD(P)H-dependent oxidoreductase codes for MKPSRARVVAFSGSAKRPSRTRILVEALGAELGRLRGIDLAVYDLMDAGPGLGATQRDDLSAPAARLIEAIEAADALIVGTPVYQGGYAGLFKHVFDFVDPARMIGMPVALTATGGGLRHALVVEHGLRPLFGFFAAHVAPTSVYAGSDDLVDGRIVDETVAVRLRAAAAELDALLDVSRTAASGPNG; via the coding sequence GTGAAGCCCAGCCGTGCCCGCGTCGTCGCCTTCTCGGGCAGCGCCAAGCGGCCCTCGCGCACCCGCATCCTGGTCGAGGCCCTCGGCGCCGAACTCGGGCGCCTGCGCGGCATCGACCTCGCCGTATACGACCTGATGGATGCCGGTCCGGGCCTCGGCGCGACGCAGCGGGACGACCTGTCGGCACCCGCCGCCCGCCTCATCGAGGCGATCGAGGCGGCGGACGCGCTGATCGTCGGGACGCCCGTGTATCAGGGCGGCTATGCCGGGCTGTTCAAGCACGTCTTCGACTTCGTCGATCCGGCCCGAATGATCGGCATGCCGGTGGCGCTGACCGCGACGGGCGGGGGCCTGCGCCACGCCCTGGTGGTCGAGCACGGGCTCCGGCCCCTGTTCGGCTTCTTCGCGGCCCACGTCGCACCGACCTCGGTCTATGCCGGCTCCGACGATCTGGTGGACGGCCGCATCGTCGACGAGACCGTGGCGGTCCGGCTGCGCGCCGCGGCCGCGGAGCTCGACGCCCTGCTCGACGTGTCGCGGACGGCCGCGAGCGGCCCGAACGGCTGA
- a CDS encoding cytochrome b: protein MSGSPLTAGKAPTALPATYVTASGLPRYHPVSQALHWLNAALVLAVLPLAWVAISLPPTPAKGSMFVLHKSVGLTILAIVVLRILWRMIRPAPPDPQAPRLLTLIGRVNHYLLYAIFLIMPISGYLLSALSGRDTPYFWLFTIPGLPKDETTQKVFESVHVFGQWLVYALVLLHIAGTAWHLIIRRDGLLERMLPVQDGRGSSR from the coding sequence ATGTCAGGCTCTCCGCTCACGGCCGGCAAGGCGCCGACCGCGCTGCCCGCCACCTACGTCACGGCATCCGGATTGCCGCGCTACCATCCGGTGTCGCAGGCGCTGCACTGGCTGAACGCCGCCCTGGTCCTGGCGGTGCTGCCGCTCGCCTGGGTCGCCATCAGCCTGCCGCCGACACCGGCCAAGGGCAGCATGTTCGTGCTGCACAAGTCGGTCGGCCTGACGATCCTGGCGATCGTGGTCCTGCGGATCCTCTGGCGGATGATCCGGCCGGCGCCGCCGGATCCGCAGGCGCCCCGGCTCCTGACGCTGATCGGGCGCGTCAACCACTACCTGCTCTACGCGATCTTCCTGATCATGCCGATCAGCGGCTACCTGCTGAGCGCGCTGTCGGGGCGCGACACGCCGTACTTCTGGCTGTTCACGATCCCGGGCCTGCCGAAGGACGAGACGACCCAGAAGGTCTTCGAGTCGGTCCACGTCTTCGGCCAGTGGCTCGTCTACGCCCTGGTCCTGCTGCACATCGCCGGCACGGCGTGGCACCTGATCATCCGGCGCGACGGGCTGCTAGAGCGGATGCTGCCGGTCCAGGACGGGCGCGGCTCGTCCCGCTGA
- a CDS encoding AprI/Inh family metalloprotease inhibitor yields MRQAQAALLAASALIATAAIVRPAAAQDVPAATDEAAPPPPAAETLAAPPAPTAPPSLPEKLGQVPGTWDLSRDGTNRRCVMTLVLDSGEAGQRLRFPAGCRRALPVLNGVAGWLFVDGAVRLVDRNVRPVLDFAKRPDQRSLVAQAEGGEHYSLVPLDIVAMRPADAAAAPEAAPADPASPAPAPLQTAARVPAELQPAATASAGPAPGLYALDRFQQRDTCRINLDGTGGAVHIVPGCHDSGLEVFDPVRWRYTNGRMTLTAKRGHSIDLVPNGDGRWRRDPEVGTTFVLRRVD; encoded by the coding sequence GTGAGACAGGCTCAGGCCGCCCTGCTGGCCGCATCGGCGCTGATCGCGACCGCCGCGATCGTCCGACCGGCCGCCGCCCAGGACGTGCCCGCCGCCACCGACGAGGCCGCACCCCCGCCGCCGGCCGCGGAGACGCTCGCGGCGCCTCCGGCCCCGACCGCGCCGCCGAGCCTGCCCGAGAAGCTCGGGCAGGTGCCGGGAACCTGGGACCTGTCCCGCGACGGCACCAACCGCCGCTGCGTCATGACCCTGGTGCTCGACAGCGGCGAGGCGGGGCAGCGGCTGCGCTTCCCGGCCGGATGCCGGCGGGCCCTGCCGGTGCTGAACGGGGTCGCCGGCTGGCTCTTCGTCGACGGCGCCGTCCGCCTCGTCGACCGCAACGTCCGCCCGGTCCTCGACTTCGCCAAGCGGCCGGACCAGCGCAGCCTCGTGGCGCAGGCCGAGGGCGGCGAGCACTACAGTCTCGTCCCCCTCGACATCGTCGCGATGCGGCCGGCCGACGCTGCGGCCGCGCCCGAGGCCGCTCCCGCGGATCCGGCGAGCCCGGCCCCCGCCCCGCTCCAGACCGCGGCCCGGGTCCCGGCCGAGCTGCAGCCGGCGGCGACCGCCTCGGCGGGGCCGGCGCCGGGACTCTACGCCCTCGACCGCTTCCAGCAGCGCGACACCTGCCGGATCAACCTCGACGGGACCGGCGGCGCCGTGCACATCGTCCCCGGCTGCCACGACAGCGGCCTGGAGGTGTTCGACCCGGTGCGCTGGCGCTACACGAACGGCCGGATGACGCTGACCGCGAAGCGCGGCCACAGCATCGACCTCGTGCCGAACGGCGACGGTCGCTGGCGGCGCGATCCCGAGGTCGGCACCACCTTCGTCCTGCGCCGCGTCGATTGA
- a CDS encoding 2-hydroxyacid dehydrogenase gives MAEAPVEILLLRKMHPLVEKAFAGRYGVHRLAEAADPEALLAEVGPRIRALCVGGAVDGALMDRLPNLELIANFGVGYDAVDAAGAQRRGIVVTNTPDVLTDEVADLALGLVLATLRRIPQADRYLRDGHWPKAPFPLTASLRGRRVGILGLGRIGRAIAHRLESFGVAIDYHGRSRQADVPYTYHDTLIGLARAVHILIVVAPGGADTRNLVDAAVLEALGPEGILINVARGTLVDEAALTAALKAGTILGAGLDVFENEPHVPADLAALDNTVLLPHVGSASEHTRAAMAQLVVDNVVSWFEGRGPLTPVAETPWRPTA, from the coding sequence ATGGCTGAGGCCCCGGTCGAGATCCTGTTGCTCCGGAAGATGCACCCGCTGGTGGAGAAGGCCTTCGCGGGACGCTACGGGGTCCACCGGCTGGCGGAGGCCGCGGACCCGGAGGCGCTGCTCGCCGAGGTCGGCCCGCGGATCCGCGCGCTGTGCGTCGGCGGCGCGGTGGACGGGGCGCTGATGGACCGGCTGCCGAACCTCGAGCTGATCGCGAATTTCGGCGTGGGCTACGACGCCGTCGACGCCGCCGGGGCGCAGCGGCGCGGGATCGTCGTCACCAACACGCCGGACGTCCTCACCGACGAGGTCGCCGACCTCGCCCTCGGCCTCGTCCTCGCCACCCTTCGGCGGATCCCCCAGGCCGACCGATACCTGCGGGACGGCCACTGGCCCAAGGCGCCCTTCCCGCTCACGGCGTCCCTGCGCGGGCGGCGGGTCGGCATCCTCGGTCTCGGCCGGATCGGGCGGGCGATCGCCCACCGCCTGGAGAGCTTCGGCGTCGCGATCGACTATCACGGCCGCAGCCGGCAGGCGGACGTTCCCTACACGTATCACGACACGCTGATCGGCCTCGCCCGCGCGGTCCACATCCTGATCGTGGTGGCGCCCGGCGGTGCCGACACGCGCAACCTCGTGGACGCGGCCGTGCTGGAGGCGCTCGGCCCCGAGGGCATCCTGATCAACGTTGCCCGGGGCACCCTCGTCGACGAGGCGGCGCTGACCGCGGCGCTGAAGGCGGGCACGATCCTGGGCGCCGGTCTCGACGTGTTCGAGAACGAGCCGCACGTGCCCGCGGATCTCGCCGCCCTCGACAACACGGTGCTGCTGCCGCATGTCGGGTCGGCCTCCGAGCACACCCGCGCGGCGATGGCCCAGCTCGTCGTCGACAACGTCGTCTCGTGGTTCGAGGGACGGGGTCCGCTGACGCCCGTCGCCGAGACCCCCTGGAGACCGACCGCGTGA